The DNA sequence TCTAATTCGTATATGAACATTTTAAATTTATCCTTCACCTATTCACCATCACCTATATTTGCAAAATGTTAAGGTAGTACTACTTGTTTGATTGCAGATCTTGCACTATCAAATAAACTTGTTGTGTATAACCTCGAAGATCAGACCATTGGATGGACTCCATACAATTGTAAGTACAGACTGCATCCTTTTATCTTGATCTTTTCTTTAGGTAGTGTAGGATTTGGTTTAATCATTTTACAATGCTAAATTCTACTGCCCGTCTATAGATAGCAAATTTACTACCTTCTAGACggaataaatttatttttaatgtACATTATTCATTTATTATATTAGATAGCAATTTTTTGCTACCATCTCCAATTTGCTCCGGCACGTCAATAAGTTAACACCTATTACTGTATTCCATTTGTGCCCTTATAAACATAGGAGTACATTATTGAATTAAAATATTAGATTTTAAGGGGAGTGAATATTTTAGCACAtaaattagcaaaaaaaatagCACGTGGCCTTGGTCACGGGAGAAGAGGAGCATGTTTTTTCTTGGACGAAGGAGAAGGGGGAGCCTTGTCAGTAGCATATTAACAAATCCTCAACTCAAGTAGATATAGACCATAAAATTAGTTAAATTTATCATTTACTAATATGGTGCAAGTAAAATTAAATATCTAACGGGTAAAGATGAGAAAAATTGTAGATACCTCAATGGCTAAAGTCTTCATTTAAAACCCTACCGCCTCCCTGCATACTTGGCAAATATGTAAAATGCCCAAAATATGTAAACTATTAAGAACAATATTATATCTGTTAATCTAAACTGTCCTAGCAAGTTAGTTTGAGTGAGTTTGGTAATTTCCTAAAGTGAACTATATATTTGTGGTGATATTAGGCTCATCGAGCATCAAAGTGAAAGATGAACAGTCTGGAAAGCAGTATGCTCTCAGTTCCCATGATATTTCTGCTGGTTCAGAAAACAGTCTAAATATGGCAATGATTTCTGCACTGTTGTTCATGACTTTCATCTTAAGCACCTTGATCATGTGATGACAGTTTTCGGATAAAGCAGCTTTGCATCTAAGTGACTGTTTTTGCTgtactaaaaataattaatgagCATCGAGCTTATATATGATTCTCCGAGTATACACTGCAAATTAGTTACAGGTGGAAGCCCTCTAAAGAAAAAGTGGAGAGATGTTTGGTTTCAATTCATCCTACTGGATGACGCAGTAACCTGAGTATAGAAAGTGTATtttttttgttgttgttgtgatCTAATTATATACATTTATCCTTGTTAAATGTTGATACTACACACATACAGAAAGTTGTAAAAAATACATTACGTTATTTCAAGTCATTAATTAACTTAAAACTGCTGTGCATCTTTTCCAGAAGAACTGAATTTGATGTCTATATGGCCGGGTCAGAAAGTTTGAATCCTCTGCTCATAAAAACTGAATTAGTAATCTGTAATGTATGCACTGTAAGAAAATAGAACACCCTCTTCtaattgttggttgtttgatACAGTAATAGCTGTTAGATTTTAAAATAGATAAATACCGTGTTTGTTTGGTAAAGCCTActtttttccaattttttttatatttctcctttttattaactttaattttaaaatacatgtttttaaatgttaacctaatttaaatttcatgaattaacataattatatttaaaaattatttatttattttattcaaggaaaaaatTTCTCACGAATAAGCAAAATTATTCAAACACTtgtataacttataagtattaaTCTAGTTATCACTTCACTAAGTATGaaatatgaatattatttaaataaataatattaaaattatatgtGCATCATCTAAAAAGTaacatcaattttttttaaaagataaCGACTTTCTAGTTGTAATACTCGTTATACCCCTAAATATATGTTCATTTTGATTTGTCACGGATCAACTTGACCaaatatttgaaaaaaataatagaaaatataTTATTGAAAAATACATTTAGTCTATTTTAAAATATAACTTTTAgagtttaaaaataattaaccGATAATTCTTTTTTGAAGAAATTAACCGATAgttcttaatattcaataaaaaaaatAGTCAAGTTAACTATTAGAAACACAAAATAAACATGTAATTAATCAGGAGGATGTAGTCATGTGGTCAAAGCCGTGCTTGAAATTTTAAGTGCCCTCTTCAAAATCTAAAAAAGTGTcttactatttttttaaattttttttacataaaataataaaatctgaagtttataaacaaaatataataattaaaatacaaaaagtaattttattacataatcaaaattaaataaaaaacatTTATACATGTAAATTTTAATATGTTATACTATATTTTAGATATTAAATATTTATGTTAAAAAGATAAGTTATACATGTGACTTatgatatattattttataaaaaagcAAAATATAATAttgataaataaaaaatattcaaataaaaattaatttatacaTAAACTTGTAATTTATATCTCTTCAACccattatttaatttattttatattaaattgacttgtttcataaaatatatacattaaaattagatattttaagatgaataataTACCTAAAATTTGAATCATAATTTGAATgcataataatatatatattgttaCCAATAAAAAATaactatatataattatattagttaacTATAAACTTTTTATTAAAAGTAGTAGTTTTCCTACTCAAACTAGAACATTAATGTTGATTTACAATGTAACTTTcgtttttaaataatttttatataattatttttagaattaatatgACTGATTCAagataataatttaatattatttaaatgtataatatttttttaattatttttcatttacaaatttttaacattaaaaaaaattatatttttttactAAACATTCTTTTTCGTATTTTagtaaacatatatatacatatatatatatatagaaaaaaATGTGCCCCTCATATTTTGAGGTTGATGAAGGTAGAAATGAGCTCACGGTAGAAACATGGATGCAGAAATCTTGTGAATCTAACAAAATATAAATGTTAAAGTTCCCAAGTATTCATTTTCTTAATTGTTTTCAATGCTTAGTTGACATGATATTATCGGTTATTTAtcttgaaaattaaaaaaaaaaaaaacctcACATGTATACATACAGGCTCAAAATTCTGAAATGCATTTTGAGGTCTTTATTATTTGGTCGTACTAAAGAGCATGCTTATCCGACTAGAAAAGTATCTCACATTTTATCTATTTCATAAATCTCTACCCAATGAATGCTATGCACTTTTTTAGTAATACTATTGACATAAAGATTCTATTATTTCTCCTAAAAACATAATGATCACAAAATACAAGAAGCATAACAAAAAAGTAACAAAAACTAAATGGGAAAAAcatttataatatttaataaacTACTGTTAAAACTAGATAATATTTCAATCATCCATTTATCGATATTAAAAGTATATTATCGTTTCTATATCTGTGCCGGAAAAATTATTTGTTGAATTAAATTATCTATCTTTTGGATTATTAATTAATCATTCTTCAACTCTAATGAGATGAGATCAAAATTTGTTGAAACAAATGGGAAATAATAAAAAGTGAATACTAATTGGGATGAGGGGTCAACTGACCCAACCTTGTTCCCAACAGCTGCTATAGCTATAGCTACAGCTACGCCTACGCCCAAGCATCCAAGAGACCAACACCAAAACCAAAACAAAGCAAAAAACTAATCATAACCAGAATGAAAATGACTTCAACTCTATCCACAACAATGTCATTACATTGCTTGATGCTATGTTTGAAAAACTTTTTAAGTATTCTAATGAACTATGCATCTCTGTTCTTGACATGAATACAATAGTAGAGCCGGGGCATGGAAAATTTTGTTAATAATTCCGAGACAACGACAACCGACAAGTTCCTTTGTGTCTCCATAGAATACACTTGTTTATCCGACTTTGACATCAAATATGTCCATCATCACATGAAAAAGGTGATTTTGACACTATACCGGATGTGGAAAAGAAGCCTACGAGGGAGGTCGGAAAGTAGAAGTTATTCATGCAACTAGAGACTGAAAAAGACTGCAATACCACAATAATTATCTACAACAACGATCAACATATTTCTTATAGATTTCTGCCACCCTGTAAAAGAAATAGTAAATAAACAATGCACCAAAAGTTGGATTTACAAAATTCCGGTACTACCCACCTGGAGAGAGAAAGGACAATTCCCGGACACTCTAATATAGCCAGGCCCGCCTCTCCGGTTAATAATAAACATCGGTGACATTGAAAAGAATTCCAATAACTTTCTTTTGTAAAAGGAACCATAAAAAAGAGACTAAATGTGAACATGTAGGACAAAAAAAAATTACGAAAAGCTCTATAATAAATTGAACCTTCTGTGTTTTCATCATTTGTGAGCCTTTGCTGCTCCAGCAGCTGGCTTATCTCCTCCTCCGAGCACAAACCTTGGTAATGTAAGTAATGTATTTACCCGAGAAACCCCTTCAAGAGCTGACCAGTCTTTCCCTGGGTCTGAATATAGCAAGGAATCGTCCTcatcagcttcatcttcttcatctttaCATTCGTTGCCAAGTTTGTCCCCGTCATTTCTAACAGTCCCAGAACGGTTTAATCCCAATGGTTCAGAAGAACCTTCGTTATTATCATCTACAACCCGTTCTTCTGAGGACACTATCTTCTCATCTGATTTGATGGCAGAAGCAGAAGATAGATCATTGGACTTGAAGAAAAGGCAAACCACTGCACAGTCATCAACTTTCGAGGTAGGGTATTTGCACTTCCATGCTCTGACTGCCGACTCAACTAATGCTCTAGCTGCATAAGAACGTGCGGGGGCTGCAACCACAATGTCTACAACCTCCTTGTTTGAGAGAACATCCCAAATCTGTGGGTAATATATAACATAAGTGAAACCGCGCGATTGAAGATAAAAAGATCATAAAAAATTATCCTACACAAAGATTACATACCCCATCCGATGCCAAGACAACAAACTCATCTTTTTCTGTAAGGCGTCGATGAGATACTTCGGGCACAGATATTAAGCCAAAATCTTTAAGACAAAAATCCCCAAAAGCACGGGCCATGGCAAGGCCGGGAGAGTCATTATTGGGCAACCAGACTCTGGCAACATCAGGTTCATCCCGAAGGGCAAAAACTCTCCCTTTACATTTACGTATCCTCTCTGCTTCCGCTGTAAATTTAGACAAGTACGTTTATGACGCAGAATTTTTTTGGAGTAATATCCTATTTACTTCACCTAAATAATTTAGAATGTTATATTGAGCATAAGAAGAATAATGGGAGCTAGATAACGAGGTTCGATCTAAATTAAGGAGATCATATAAGCACATGTCCTTGTAAGCTAAAACTCTTCCTTTTTCCTTCTTTCTTGGGGCAGTGTTTTTATTTTGggaagggggggggggggggttacAAACAGATGGACAAAACATCTTAGCTGTCTTTTCTACTATCAACTAAATATCATAGCTACAAATATCATCCTATTCATGAATCAAGTGGACCTGCATGTGCATACACTAACTACCAAAATTGCCTGGCTTGCAAATTGTTTTCAATTAAAATATCTATATTTTCTCTCACAGTTGTCCTCAAGCCTTTTtattataaaacaaaaatataaCAAAATAAGGAGTATAGAGTCTAAAAGCACATCCCAAATTATATCGGAAACAAGCTTCCGAGAGGAGAATAACTAAAGCTACAAGAATTAAGCCTCAGACAGGATACCGAAATGGAACATCACTGAAATTACGTATATCTAATACTAAAATGGCCGGCCTATGAGATCTAGATTCAGTGTTGCAGTCCATTCATCTCTTTACTATTGCTTTCTCAGGTCCCTAGTTTTACAAATAATTTGAAACAACCCTATTTCCATTTACACAATGCCAACTTACGAAAATTCTAGAATCATTATCTATAGGAACTCTGTAGGAGGTCAGGGAGAAGCAGAAATAGAGAAAGGGTTGATGTACCTGGAAGGTTTGGTTTCAAATCCACAGTCAGCTGTAATGCAGTAAGATGACCATCTTGATCTCTTGTACCCATTACAGCTCTGGAGTCCCCAACATTACTAATCACAAGATTGTCTCCCTAAAACAGAATAACAAAACCATGTTCAGAATCATCTTAGAATATCTAAAGGGAAGTGATTTAAATTGAAATCAGTCTACGACCTGCTTAATCAAAGTTACAGCTGTTGTTCCACTACAGAAGCAATCAATGGTAGTATACAACTTAAGTTCCCTATCCATGACTTTATAAGCTTTAAGAAAGGACTCCTTCAGGATCTGAAACATATTTTCATGATTTTCAGTTCCTTCAACATCGACAGCCCTTGATTCCTCATTAGAAGCCAAAAATGAGGTGCTTTCCAAGTTCATGCTACCTGTGCCATTAAGATTGGTCTCTCCGAGACTTCCATCACCCTTTAAATTAACTTCCCAGTTCGCACATAGCTTCAATGGGAGAGAATCTCTGACTCGTTTAGCAACCATGTGACCATAGGGTCCATGCCCATCAAAGACACCACAAAATATAGTGTCTGTTCTTGAAGCAAAGTTCTGAAATCACATTTATTTCAAATAAGTAGAAATTCCAACAAGGAACCTTGGAATTTTTTTCAAAAAGGAAGTTGACAGACTAATGTTTATCTGAGCTAAATTAGATGCTTGACATGATTAGAATAAGCAACTCAACAGATCTATTTAATTTTAACATTTAGAAATCCGCCATATTATTACTACAGTTTAAAACCAAATACGAATAGTTAATAGCTTAATTTATTTATGAGAAACTGACCATATGTGAAACacacgcgcgcacacacacaaAGCTCCAGTTTATGTTAAGTTAACACGTAAAATTTACAGCTAGAATATCCCATTGCAGTATCACTTTTCAATCATTGATCATACAATAGATTATGCTTTGATATCGCCAAGCTGTGCAATTATCTAAAAGAAACTCTATTGACATCGATCCACTACAAGAATGAGTCTTAATTTAAGTTTAAAACATGGTTAATTCACATTTCTTAAATTTGTAAGCAATATATCCAGCTACCTATCCAGATAATAACCATGGAAAGAACCCATTAAACTAACTCAAAGTTATACATATCATTTTCTGATCACCTAAAGctctaaaaattataaaatatgaaCAAAAAAGGTCAAGCAGCTAACCTCCCAAACAATCATGGCATCTTGATTGGTCCCTTTCTTCCCCTGCTGGGTAAAAATTGAAGCAACATCACTAGCGCCATTCAAAAACATCCGTCCTGGAATCCTATAAAGCTGCTCTTCCCTCTTCGATTCAAAGGAAGAATTTCGAGACCCGAGTTTCTTCCTCGAATTCTTCCTCTTCCTACCCCCAGGGGAATTCAGGACAGGGCTCCTGCTTTCGGTAGATAAGCAGGACCCCATCCTTAGGGCCCTGATGATATTCAATATGCAATCCAGACCAGCTATACAATCCCACCCCCTAATTTCAGCTGAAGAATCCAGACCAGCTATTAATTTAATCACCCTTTTTCCTTATTCGCAAAATCAACAAACTTTAACCCTCACTTTCGAGTCCCTAAAGTGCCAAAACACAACACAAGTACTTTCTTAGTAAAATCTCCAATTACAACAAATTCATTCACTTTCCTATAGATTAACAATGATTACACAAGATAAATAACTCAATTAAAATCTTATATCATAAAATGCTAGAAAAAGAGATCTGCAACTATAAAACTAATAAAATATCAATATGTTTATCCCAAAAATTGCAACTTCCAATTAACATAAACCAAAAAATGTAATCTTTTCTTACCTTCTTAAATTCTATTATCTATACAACCCTGAAAAGATCAAATCTTGAAATACCCACCACCAATCTTGAAACAAAATTCTCAAATTAACATTAAAAAACCCaaaaaaaccccacaaaaatcacactactttagcatcaaacacCAAAAAAATTACTGACCCAGATCATAAAACAAATCAAGCTCCAAAACCCACCAAGAAAAACCAAAGAAACAACAATCAAGAACAGCTCAAAATGAAGCTGAAAAATGGAAATAAAGAAAAGGGGTGTGAAAATTTCAACAAAAAAGGGGAAAAttgaaaagaaagagagagaataGCACAATGAGATCCCAAAAAACCCGGTCTTTATTACACAAACAGGAGTAAATGGCGAGAGTCAGAAGCAATGGTGTTTGTATTtttttagagagagagagagatggaaaGTCTTGGAGCATGTCCATCACAATCAAAATCTAAGATCTTTTATATACATTTAatatgtgtatgtatgtgtgaGTCTACACTTGTGAACATTTTTAGTTAGTGTTATAATTATTATGGAGTCTATCCATATAGTTTTGAGCAGATAAGATTGGATCGGTTGATAATCAGGAATAATTAATTTAATG is a window from the Apium graveolens cultivar Ventura chromosome 1, ASM990537v1, whole genome shotgun sequence genome containing:
- the LOC141669250 gene encoding putative protein phosphatase 2C 33, coding for MGSCLSTESRSPVLNSPGGRKRKNSRKKLGSRNSSFESKREEQLYRIPGRMFLNGASDVASIFTQQGKKGTNQDAMIVWENFASRTDTIFCGVFDGHGPYGHMVAKRVRDSLPLKLCANWEVNLKGDGSLGETNLNGTGSMNLESTSFLASNEESRAVDVEGTENHENMFQILKESFLKAYKVMDRELKLYTTIDCFCSGTTAVTLIKQGDNLVISNVGDSRAVMGTRDQDGHLTALQLTVDLKPNLPAEAERIRKCKGRVFALRDEPDVARVWLPNNDSPGLAMARAFGDFCLKDFGLISVPEVSHRRLTEKDEFVVLASDGIWDVLSNKEVVDIVVAAPARSYAARALVESAVRAWKCKYPTSKVDDCAVVCLFFKSNDLSSASAIKSDEKIVSSEERVVDDNNEGSSEPLGLNRSGTVRNDGDKLGNECKDEEDEADEDDSLLYSDPGKDWSALEGVSRVNTLLTLPRFVLGGGDKPAAGAAKAHK